In Paenibacillus durus, the DNA window TGGCTCCCCCTCATTTGGAAATTCTGTAAGCGAGAATGTTTTCACAAAAAAAGATGCGCCATTAAGCGCACCTCATGTATTTATGCTAAACTTTTCAGTTCTTCAGTCAGGTTTCGGAATGCTTCCTCGTCGCCGATTGCCAGCGCCGTGTCAATCTCACGGTACAAGATGGCGCACCGGCGCTTGCGCAGCGCTTCGTCCCACACCATTTCTGCCGCGAGCCCTAACATCACCTCATAGGTTGCCTTCATTTTGTCCATTCGAATACACCTCCGCTGTTTATGTTAATCCGTATACTTTCCCTAACTCCACATATCTGGCAGACGTGCGCGCCATCCGGAGCAGATCCTGGTCCGTCAATTCCCGTACTACCTTGGCCGGAGATCCGAGGGAAAGGGTGTATGGGGGAATTTTTTTGTTTTCGGTTACAATCGAACCGGCTCCTACTAAAGCATATTCACCAATCTCTGCTCCGTTCAATACAATAGCGCCCATTCCTATTAATGTTCCTTTGCCTATCCTGCAGCCATGGACAATTGCCCCGTGTCCGACCGATATGTCGTCCTCAATCAGAAGCGGCAATCCTTCGGCTACATGACCTATGGCCTCCTGGTGAGATACCGGCGTTACACAGCTCCCCCTTGCTTATAGGAGAAACTGCCTGGATTGCACTCTTTCCATACCCCATGTAGTCATTTTGATTACAGGGCCTGCATCCCCTTCTCCCATTCTGAGCATTCCCAGATGCAACATCATACGCAGAATGCGTTTTTCCAAAATCGAATCGGCATCGTCGTAATAAAACGGCTTAATGAGCCAGCCCAGCGCATTTTTTAAAGATTTGACTGTCACCCAATCGTAAGCGCTGACACTGATCCAATATACGAGTGATGGAAGATTTGGAATTGCGCCTTTATAAAGTCTTAACCAAAAGGAGAAAATCTGCAACAGGGATTCATATTTTGCTTCATCCAAAACCGCCGCGCCTAAGCTCGTCAGCTTAAGCCTCTGCCCTTCCTCCGCAATCCATCGCCGATGGCGTGCATAATCGTACAGGAGGGCCAGCCTTGGCGGGTAATGCTCGCAGGCTCTGCCGTAGCCGAACCTCCAGCCTCCTTTGGTCAGAAGCGGTTCGGAAATATGCAGGCCATTCATCAACTGCTGTTGGCATCTTCTGTACATCGCGCCTTCCAGATTCAATTCCGGCTCGTTCTCCAAAACAAAACGCAGAAGGGTCAGCAAATCGGCGGCGGCTAGTTCGCCTTCCTCCCTGTACACGCCCGGTTCCCCGCTTATTTCCAGCCCTTCCTTAATCCTTGCCGCCATCCGGTCACGGAAGCGTTCCTTAAGATCTTTCGGAACTTGAAACAAGTACTTGGTATGCTGAGATGCACCGTTAAAGAGCCACCCTCCGTTTTTGAACCGGGTTACCGTCTCGCGATAGCCTCCATTTGTTCCAGGCTGGGTCTCGAATGACGACGCTCTCGCTGCGGCAAGCAAATCCTCAAGAGTAAGATAGCTTCTTTCATCAAACAGCAGGGTATTCAGAAACCGCAAATCGTCTTGTGTGCATTCCCTCAATTGCGCTTCCATAAAGTCTTTGCTTCCAAGCGTTATGAGCAGGGTCTGAATAAGGTCATG includes these proteins:
- a CDS encoding IDEAL domain-containing protein; the protein is MDKMKATYEVMLGLAAEMVWDEALRKRRCAILYREIDTALAIGDEEAFRNLTEELKSLA